The following proteins are co-located in the Echinicola sp. 20G genome:
- a CDS encoding arylsulfatase, with protein sequence MKTQQPIRFQLFILASLLIMTACQQTRKETSSSNGTTKLPYDDPEFQGKIGRTYRDSEMDWPDLPSPKADAPNVIVILLDDVGFGMTSTFGGSIPTPNLDSLASEGLRYNRFHTTAVCGPTRAALLTGRNHHQSGNGFLAEWATGYPGYNTLIPRSTATIGKVMKYNGVNTAWFGKNHNTPDWETSAAGPFDRWPTSMGFDYFYGFNAGETHQYYPVIFENTVPVEPDKTPEEGYHFQTDMTDRAIEWMKLQKSMSPDKPVFMYYAPGAMHAPHHVTKEWRDKFKGKFDHGWDKEREITFARQKEMGIVPADAKLSPRNEDIPEWDSLSDEQKEFYTLLYENYAGYFAFTDHEVGRLLKAISELPDAENTLVMYIVGDNGASAEGGLDGTINEIKALNGISSTIEENLKKADEVGGPTTEPHFPIGWAFAGNTPFPWVKQVASHFGGSRNPMVVTWPKVIKDKGGIRSQFLHVIDVVPTILEATGLEFPEYVDGVKQKPVVGKSFYSTFTNGNAEEIRTTQYFEVLSNRAIYHEGWVAAHQHTKPWRQDIAPGYENEVWQLYNIDEDFSEAVDLANEYPEKLKELKVLFDKEAEKYGVYPLDDRGAGRLTVPKPSPLGDRTNFTFYEGAIRIPETASPNTKNKSWILEALLETDAQHKEGVINAIGGLGGGYSLYIQDGYPTFLYNFFEEVTKIKSSKKLPDGMASVKLDFVYDGGKPGSGGVFTLFINNEKVAEGRVDKTVAGRYGIETFGIGIDSGSPVTKDYSANEFLGRIAEVNIQLKPNK encoded by the coding sequence ATGAAAACCCAACAACCCATTCGATTTCAACTTTTTATTCTTGCCAGTCTTTTGATCATGACGGCTTGTCAACAAACCCGAAAAGAAACATCAAGTTCAAATGGGACTACAAAACTTCCTTATGATGACCCGGAGTTTCAGGGTAAGATAGGTAGAACCTATCGGGATTCTGAAATGGATTGGCCAGATTTACCAAGTCCCAAAGCAGATGCACCCAATGTAATTGTAATCTTGTTGGATGATGTTGGGTTTGGGATGACCAGTACTTTTGGAGGCTCTATCCCTACGCCTAATCTGGATTCTTTGGCTAGTGAGGGCCTGCGTTACAATCGTTTTCATACCACAGCCGTATGTGGTCCCACACGTGCGGCTTTACTTACTGGTAGAAATCACCATCAATCGGGTAATGGCTTTTTAGCTGAATGGGCTACTGGTTATCCCGGCTATAACACATTAATTCCCCGTAGCACCGCCACCATTGGCAAAGTGATGAAATACAATGGAGTAAATACGGCTTGGTTTGGTAAAAATCACAATACACCTGACTGGGAAACCAGTGCTGCCGGGCCTTTTGACCGCTGGCCTACATCTATGGGATTCGATTATTTCTACGGTTTTAATGCGGGAGAAACTCATCAGTATTATCCAGTGATTTTTGAAAACACCGTACCGGTAGAACCGGATAAGACACCTGAAGAAGGGTATCATTTCCAAACAGATATGACAGATCGAGCTATTGAATGGATGAAACTCCAAAAATCGATGTCGCCCGACAAACCAGTGTTTATGTATTATGCACCTGGCGCCATGCATGCCCCTCACCATGTGACCAAAGAGTGGCGGGACAAGTTTAAGGGTAAGTTTGATCATGGCTGGGACAAGGAGCGTGAGATCACCTTTGCCCGTCAGAAAGAAATGGGAATCGTTCCTGCCGATGCCAAGCTTTCTCCTCGAAATGAAGATATCCCTGAATGGGACTCTTTAAGCGATGAACAAAAGGAATTCTACACCTTGTTATACGAGAATTATGCTGGATATTTCGCATTCACTGATCATGAAGTTGGCCGTTTGTTAAAAGCAATAAGCGAATTACCTGATGCCGAAAACACCTTAGTGATGTACATAGTAGGTGATAATGGAGCAAGCGCTGAAGGAGGTTTGGATGGCACGATTAACGAGATAAAAGCGCTCAACGGCATATCAAGTACGATTGAAGAAAACCTGAAAAAGGCAGATGAAGTTGGCGGCCCAACTACAGAGCCCCACTTCCCAATTGGTTGGGCTTTTGCAGGAAACACCCCATTCCCTTGGGTAAAACAAGTGGCTTCTCATTTTGGTGGCTCCAGAAACCCAATGGTGGTCACCTGGCCAAAAGTGATTAAAGACAAAGGGGGCATCCGCTCTCAGTTTTTGCATGTAATAGATGTGGTGCCTACCATTTTGGAAGCTACAGGTTTGGAGTTTCCAGAGTATGTTGATGGAGTAAAACAAAAGCCAGTTGTTGGTAAATCTTTCTACTCCACTTTTACAAATGGCAATGCTGAAGAGATTCGTACCACTCAGTATTTCGAAGTGCTGAGCAACCGTGCCATTTACCACGAAGGTTGGGTGGCAGCCCACCAGCATACCAAGCCCTGGCGACAAGATATAGCACCAGGTTATGAGAATGAAGTCTGGCAACTGTACAATATTGATGAAGACTTTTCCGAAGCTGTTGATTTGGCCAATGAGTATCCTGAAAAGCTCAAAGAACTAAAAGTGCTATTTGATAAAGAAGCTGAAAAATATGGCGTATACCCGCTGGATGATCGTGGTGCAGGAAGATTAACTGTTCCTAAACCTTCCCCATTGGGGGACAGAACAAATTTCACCTTTTACGAAGGTGCTATAAGAATCCCGGAAACGGCTTCCCCAAATACCAAGAATAAATCATGGATATTGGAAGCCTTGCTTGAAACAGATGCCCAACATAAGGAAGGTGTGATCAACGCCATTGGAGGGCTTGGTGGTGGCTATTCCCTATACATACAAGATGGCTATCCTACCTTCCTCTACAACTTTTTTGAAGAGGTAACTAAGATTAAATCCAGCAAAAAACTACCCGATGGTATGGCTTCCGTAAAACTGGATTTTGTCTACGATGGCGGAAAACCAGGTAGTGGAGGTGTATTTACACTTTTCATTAACAATGAAAAAGTGGCCGAAGGCCGTGTGGATAAAACAGTAGCCGGCCGGTATGGAATTGAAACCTTCGGAATAGGCATAGACTCTGGATCTCCAGTGACCAAAGACTATTCAGCCAATGAGTTCTTAGGACGAATTGCCGAAGTAAATATTCAACTAAAGCCTAACAAATAA
- a CDS encoding alpha-L-fucosidase yields MKSILRGAILAVALTGAGLGSVIAQKAPDNTPRTSIALEHGSHQLGNRTDLMMESWRNYGLGQFIHWGLYAIPGGHWEGKYYGGAAEWIRSWKDMPNEAYDKLYKEFDPQNFDPKAWAKQAKSMGAKYMIITTKHHDGFCLWPSEYTEYDVTNSPYGKDIIGPLVEAYDAEGIDVYLYFSVMDWNHPGYRSKLETEEDREAYESFKEFTRNQLLELLGLYPTTKGLWFDGTWDAAWKEQAAFADKLETEMREKIPGLIIGSRFRPDDYGNRHFDSNGDLMGDYEQGWERKLPETFEDTKGNDWDCVMTVPENQWGYHSDWRGHVKTSFELIEMLVKSVSLNGNFVMNFGPDGQGSIRQEETQLAAEIGDWMNVNHEAIYGCGYLDWKKQDWGYYTKNRETGKIYMVVFNMPLNGALKVKIPSKVSLGKVSPLENPKTNLEVEEIHRDEYLIHFENQKSSNSPVVIVIEPSFSEKQEGAEYQKAKT; encoded by the coding sequence ATGAAAAGCATTTTACGTGGTGCCATATTGGCTGTAGCATTGACTGGTGCAGGACTAGGTTCAGTAATAGCCCAAAAAGCACCGGACAATACACCTAGAACCTCAATAGCCTTGGAGCATGGATCACACCAACTGGGCAATCGAACAGACCTGATGATGGAAAGCTGGAGAAATTATGGCCTAGGGCAATTTATACACTGGGGCTTATACGCCATACCCGGTGGACATTGGGAAGGGAAATATTATGGAGGAGCAGCAGAGTGGATTCGTTCTTGGAAAGATATGCCCAATGAGGCATATGATAAGTTGTACAAGGAATTTGATCCCCAAAATTTTGACCCAAAAGCTTGGGCAAAACAAGCCAAATCCATGGGAGCAAAATACATGATCATCACCACAAAGCACCATGATGGATTTTGCTTGTGGCCAAGTGAATACACCGAGTATGACGTGACCAATTCACCCTATGGCAAAGACATTATTGGTCCGTTGGTAGAGGCCTATGATGCAGAGGGGATTGATGTGTACCTCTATTTTTCGGTAATGGACTGGAATCACCCTGGGTACAGGAGTAAACTGGAGACAGAGGAAGACAGGGAAGCTTATGAGAGTTTCAAGGAGTTCACTAGAAACCAACTTTTGGAACTTTTGGGCCTGTACCCCACCACAAAAGGCTTATGGTTTGATGGTACTTGGGATGCAGCATGGAAGGAGCAGGCCGCTTTTGCAGATAAGCTGGAAACAGAAATGAGAGAAAAAATACCAGGACTGATTATTGGTAGCCGTTTTCGACCGGATGATTATGGTAATCGACATTTTGATAGCAATGGCGACCTGATGGGGGATTACGAACAAGGTTGGGAACGAAAATTGCCAGAAACCTTTGAAGACACCAAAGGAAATGATTGGGACTGTGTGATGACCGTGCCGGAAAACCAATGGGGATACCATTCTGATTGGAGAGGGCATGTAAAAACCAGTTTTGAACTGATTGAGATGTTGGTAAAGTCAGTTTCATTGAATGGAAACTTTGTGATGAACTTTGGCCCTGATGGCCAAGGTTCGATTCGGCAAGAAGAAACTCAATTGGCAGCTGAAATAGGAGATTGGATGAACGTAAACCATGAAGCCATATATGGTTGTGGTTACCTTGATTGGAAAAAGCAGGACTGGGGATATTATACCAAAAACAGAGAAACCGGAAAGATTTACATGGTGGTGTTTAATATGCCTTTAAATGGTGCTTTGAAAGTGAAAATTCCTTCTAAAGTTAGCTTGGGTAAAGTATCTCCATTGGAAAATCCGAAAACCAATTTAGAAGTGGAAGAGATCCACAGAGATGAATACTTGATCCATTTTGAAAATCAGAAGTCTTCAAACTCACCTGTTGTAATAGTCATTGAACCTTCTTTCAGTGAGAAACAGGAAGGAGCTGAATACCAGAAAGCAAAAACCTGA
- a CDS encoding RNA polymerase sigma-70 factor, protein MQVNFDDIEIIQKLKRGNVSAYRDIFDRYYSGLCHFAHKYLGDKDDSEDVVQEVFMVLWDKRNEFESLSTVKSFLYTVTKNKCINLISVSANRKRILEGDYLFSQQFFEENIIEEEMYRALYKAIEKLPKQSQRIVRLNLKGMKNQEIADQLGISLNTVKTLKKKAYTAIRSEMGMLVLVKVFIGLPLL, encoded by the coding sequence TTGCAGGTTAATTTTGACGATATTGAAATAATTCAAAAGCTCAAGAGAGGAAATGTATCTGCATACAGAGATATTTTTGATAGGTATTACAGTGGACTCTGCCACTTTGCCCATAAATACCTAGGGGATAAGGATGATTCGGAAGATGTGGTTCAAGAGGTATTTATGGTGTTGTGGGACAAAAGAAATGAATTTGAGTCATTGTCAACAGTCAAAAGTTTTCTATATACAGTGACCAAAAACAAATGCATCAATTTGATAAGTGTTAGCGCTAATAGGAAGAGGATACTTGAAGGTGATTATTTGTTTTCTCAGCAGTTTTTCGAGGAAAATATAATAGAGGAAGAAATGTACAGGGCCTTATACAAGGCCATAGAAAAACTTCCGAAACAGTCTCAAAGAATTGTACGGCTCAACCTAAAGGGAATGAAGAACCAAGAGATAGCAGATCAGCTTGGGATTTCTTTGAACACGGTGAAAACATTAAAAAAGAAAGCCTACACAGCTATCCGGTCTGAAATGGGCATGTTGGTATTGGTAAAAGTATTCATAGGTTTACCACTTCTTTAA
- a CDS encoding SusC/RagA family TonB-linked outer membrane protein — protein MKLTAILTLALCVNLSAASISQTLKDLNYEKVELKKLIREIEKQTSYKFFYNLNDVRTIKDLTVKEAAISVEDLLNQQLRKTPLTFEIIDETIVLKHKANLTKNPTSLSNSNRLSVIKRDMEEITGVVTDEEGEPLPGVIVQLKGASQANLTDEDGRYRVLVPDSDAVLIFRLLGYEVKEIPVGNQKKINVRLKVSVTGMEEFIVTGVVERDKESFTGAATSFTGADLKQITNGNAVEALKTLDPSVVIFENNQFGSDPNILPNIEVRGKTSISTSELRDEFGSDPNQPLFILDGFETTLQTIVDLDINRIKSITILKDAASTALYGSVAANGVIVVETKKPEVGKIMLSYSGDFRVNAPDLSVYNMMNAEEKLEFERLSGRYDHYSIDPEFQLPLDELYNQRLAEVRRGVDTYWLSEPTQVGFTNSHTLYADGGTDELRFGVSANYRNVQGVMKGSGRETWQGSVDINYRKGKINISNKLFVNGFTATESPYGQFSNFVNANPYFRKYNEDGGVDKYLERGLVSGLVVYPNTGVPNPLYNALLENQYDETRNLNVQNNLQLRYNISPSFRIQAMTQIVGTKNEKEAFISPMNTQFDNIGVLKRGQYDNSQISTFLYRGNIMAVYAKVIGVHSLTANLRGEIQSEHNERKSFVATGFPVGAVGNPAFAFSYQENSNPSAAYKDYRRVNGLASINYAYDQRFLFDATYRIDGSTAFGRNNPYSPFWAVGAGWNLHNEPSLKGNAVVSNLRLRGNIGVTGNQSFGNITSVSVYNYFQTLNVFGQGISLSTVGNPDLEWQRTKNYSVGIDFGFFKNRLSGFVNAYQKITDPLIVVVDQPASTGVVGVPMNVGLLETKGIETNIKYSPIFKPQQGIVWTVGWMGNFIVDQYDGFDEKLNKLNEEEQESNSLTRFKDGYSPTDIWAVQSLGIDPATGEEIFLKKNGERTFVYDPNDIVRIGNSRPFSEGVLSTNFSYKGWLMNVYLRYRIGAEVFNDALFNKVENINAEAVTLNQDKRALTERWKQPGDISQFKGIGLTGSTPMSSRFVQEENSLSGESISVGYQWNANSHFLKSLGLQRLRVNALMNDIFRLSTVQVERGIQYPFARTVSLSVNATF, from the coding sequence ATGAAACTCACAGCAATCCTGACACTCGCCCTGTGTGTTAACTTGTCAGCGGCTTCCATTTCTCAGACCCTCAAAGATTTGAATTATGAGAAAGTGGAATTGAAAAAGCTGATCAGGGAAATCGAGAAACAAACAAGCTATAAGTTCTTTTACAACCTGAACGATGTCCGCACCATAAAGGATCTGACCGTAAAGGAAGCAGCAATTTCGGTAGAAGACTTACTTAACCAACAACTTAGAAAAACACCACTAACTTTTGAGATAATAGATGAAACAATTGTACTAAAGCATAAAGCTAACCTAACAAAAAATCCCACTTCACTTTCAAACTCAAACAGGCTTTCAGTAATCAAACGTGATATGGAAGAGATCACGGGTGTAGTTACCGATGAAGAAGGAGAACCTCTGCCTGGAGTAATTGTGCAGTTGAAAGGAGCCAGTCAGGCTAATTTGACTGATGAAGATGGAAGGTATAGGGTACTGGTTCCTGATTCGGATGCCGTATTGATTTTTAGGTTATTGGGATATGAGGTAAAGGAAATTCCTGTTGGCAATCAAAAAAAGATCAATGTTAGACTAAAGGTCAGTGTAACAGGGATGGAAGAATTCATTGTTACCGGAGTAGTAGAACGGGATAAGGAAAGCTTTACAGGTGCTGCTACCTCTTTTACGGGTGCTGACTTGAAGCAAATCACAAATGGTAATGCAGTAGAGGCTTTAAAGACCTTGGATCCATCTGTAGTGATTTTCGAAAATAACCAGTTTGGCTCTGATCCCAATATTTTACCCAATATTGAGGTACGGGGAAAGACCAGTATTTCTACTTCCGAGTTACGGGATGAGTTCGGTTCTGATCCTAATCAGCCACTTTTTATCCTGGACGGATTTGAAACTACTTTACAGACCATTGTCGATTTGGATATCAACAGAATCAAGTCCATTACGATTTTGAAAGATGCTGCTTCAACTGCACTCTATGGTTCTGTTGCTGCGAATGGCGTAATTGTGGTAGAGACCAAGAAACCTGAAGTAGGTAAAATCATGCTTTCTTACTCAGGGGATTTCCGTGTAAACGCTCCAGACTTAAGTGTTTACAACATGATGAACGCAGAAGAGAAATTGGAATTTGAGAGATTGTCGGGAAGATATGATCACTATTCAATAGATCCTGAATTTCAATTGCCTCTTGATGAACTGTACAATCAGAGGCTTGCAGAAGTAAGAAGAGGAGTGGATACCTATTGGTTATCTGAACCGACTCAAGTGGGCTTTACCAATTCACATACCCTATATGCAGATGGTGGTACGGATGAATTGCGCTTTGGTGTATCTGCTAACTACCGAAATGTACAAGGCGTGATGAAAGGTTCAGGCCGTGAAACCTGGCAAGGTTCAGTAGATATCAATTATCGTAAAGGAAAGATCAATATCAGCAATAAGTTATTTGTCAATGGTTTTACTGCCACAGAGTCTCCCTATGGTCAGTTTTCCAATTTTGTAAACGCCAATCCTTATTTCAGGAAATACAATGAAGATGGCGGTGTAGACAAATACTTAGAAAGAGGCCTGGTAAGTGGCTTAGTTGTTTATCCAAATACTGGGGTTCCCAACCCTCTATACAATGCACTTCTGGAGAATCAATATGATGAAACCCGTAACCTTAATGTGCAAAACAACCTTCAACTTAGATATAATATAAGTCCCTCTTTCCGTATACAGGCCATGACGCAAATTGTGGGGACAAAGAACGAGAAAGAAGCATTTATTAGCCCGATGAATACTCAGTTTGACAATATTGGAGTGTTAAAAAGAGGCCAATATGACAATAGCCAGATATCTACATTTTTATATCGTGGAAATATAATGGCGGTATATGCCAAGGTTATAGGAGTACATAGCCTCACAGCTAACCTAAGAGGAGAAATTCAAAGTGAGCACAATGAAAGAAAATCTTTTGTGGCAACAGGCTTTCCTGTGGGGGCAGTAGGTAATCCAGCATTTGCCTTTTCTTATCAGGAAAACAGCAATCCATCAGCAGCATATAAAGATTACCGTCGTGTAAATGGTTTGGCGAGTATCAACTACGCATATGACCAGCGGTTTTTATTCGATGCTACCTACCGCATCGATGGCTCCACAGCATTTGGTAGAAACAATCCCTATTCTCCATTCTGGGCGGTAGGTGCAGGCTGGAACCTTCACAATGAACCAAGTCTAAAAGGAAACGCAGTAGTGAGCAATTTAAGGTTAAGAGGAAATATTGGGGTTACCGGTAACCAAAGCTTCGGAAACATCACTTCTGTATCGGTATATAATTATTTCCAAACCCTGAATGTTTTTGGGCAAGGTATTTCACTTTCTACAGTAGGTAATCCTGATTTGGAATGGCAGCGTACTAAAAACTATAGTGTAGGTATTGACTTCGGTTTCTTTAAAAACCGGTTGTCTGGTTTTGTAAATGCTTACCAAAAAATCACAGACCCATTAATTGTAGTAGTGGATCAGCCTGCCTCCACTGGTGTGGTAGGAGTTCCTATGAATGTTGGCTTGTTGGAGACCAAAGGAATTGAGACCAATATCAAATACTCCCCCATTTTTAAGCCTCAACAAGGAATAGTCTGGACTGTGGGTTGGATGGGTAACTTTATCGTGGACCAATATGATGGGTTTGATGAAAAGTTAAACAAACTCAATGAGGAGGAGCAGGAAAGTAATAGTTTGACCAGGTTTAAGGATGGTTATAGCCCTACTGATATATGGGCTGTCCAGTCATTGGGGATTGACCCAGCAACTGGAGAAGAAATTTTCTTAAAGAAAAATGGTGAAAGAACCTTTGTTTATGATCCAAACGACATCGTCAGAATCGGAAATTCAAGACCTTTTTCAGAAGGAGTCTTGAGTACCAATTTCTCCTACAAAGGTTGGTTGATGAATGTGTATTTGAGATACAGAATAGGAGCAGAAGTATTTAATGACGCTTTGTTCAATAAAGTGGAAAATATCAATGCGGAAGCAGTAACGCTTAATCAAGATAAAAGAGCTTTGACAGAAAGATGGAAGCAACCTGGAGATATCAGCCAGTTTAAAGGAATAGGATTGACTGGAAGCACACCAATGTCCTCTAGGTTTGTACAGGAAGAAAACAGCTTAAGTGGAGAGTCCATTTCTGTAGGCTACCAGTGGAATGCCAATAGTCACTTTTTGAAAAGTTTAGGCTTGCAAAGGTTAAGGGTCAATGCCTTGATGAATGACATTTTTAGACTGTCAACGGTCCAGGTGGAGCGAGGAATCCAATATCCTTTTGCCAGAACTGTATCCCTATCTGTAAACGCTACTTTCTAA
- a CDS encoding glycoside hydrolase family 2 protein, with translation MNQGNAQGRNELPFNAGWRFKKGANDYQKDIGFLDEKWENITVPHTYNREDMQLGKDFYTGDGFYKKDFFVADSLRDRRLFIRFEGVGSVAEVYVNGRFLGEHKGSFSAFALELTHSVNYGKENSILVKANNVARPDVIPINHFLFPLYGGIYRPVSLIVTDKVNIKVTDHASSGIYIAQNNVSARQAHVKIKAKLENQGKEIRSMELVTEIKDAEGKSVKKASEKVSISPQGETLHEQELVLKRPHLWQGVKDPYLYSVTVSLVDNGKVLDTVTQPLGLRKVEVRAGEGLFLNDRPYPMYGVTRHQDRWTYGNALTHAQHLEDMMLIKEIGATTIRLAHYQQAEDMYALADSLGFLIWAEIPFVNRSSGEETENAKQQMTELIRQNFNHPSIYIWGIHNEVYSKTPDEHVAVLSRELNDIAKTNDPNRLTGAVSGYGEMDRPANLAGDVQGMNRYYGWYEGEIGDLEQWVNRLENEYPNHIVMLTEYGADGNMDQGAEKLPENRNPVSGKFFPENYQTETHIQQWAIIEDHPYITASYLWNMFEFAVPMWNRGGVNARNLKGLITFDRNRKKDSFYWYKVNWNPAPMIYLANRRDNKRTASNTEVQLFTNLDAVKLYVNGVLVDKKLEGVNEHHWLYNIQLTKGENIIKAEGVSKTGEVLLDEIRWELN, from the coding sequence GTGAATCAAGGAAATGCACAAGGTAGGAATGAGCTGCCCTTTAATGCCGGATGGCGATTCAAAAAGGGGGCGAATGATTATCAGAAAGATATTGGCTTTTTGGACGAAAAATGGGAAAATATCACTGTACCTCACACCTATAACAGAGAGGACATGCAATTGGGCAAGGACTTTTATACCGGAGATGGTTTTTATAAAAAAGATTTTTTTGTAGCCGATTCTTTGCGTGATAGGCGCTTGTTTATACGGTTTGAAGGGGTAGGTTCAGTAGCAGAGGTTTATGTCAATGGTCGATTTTTGGGAGAGCACAAGGGCAGCTTTTCTGCTTTTGCATTGGAGCTGACCCATTCAGTCAACTATGGTAAAGAAAATAGCATTTTGGTCAAAGCAAACAATGTGGCCAGGCCAGATGTTATTCCGATTAATCATTTTTTGTTTCCATTATATGGAGGGATTTATAGACCAGTTTCCCTGATTGTTACGGATAAGGTGAATATAAAAGTTACTGACCACGCTTCATCAGGTATTTACATCGCTCAAAACAATGTCTCCGCCCGGCAAGCCCATGTCAAGATCAAAGCCAAATTGGAAAACCAAGGCAAAGAGATAAGGTCAATGGAGTTGGTGACAGAAATAAAAGACGCAGAAGGAAAGTCGGTAAAGAAGGCCTCAGAAAAGGTGTCAATTAGCCCACAAGGAGAAACACTGCATGAGCAGGAGCTTGTCCTCAAAAGACCCCACCTATGGCAAGGGGTAAAAGATCCCTATCTCTATTCCGTAACGGTTTCTTTGGTCGATAATGGCAAAGTCCTAGATACTGTGACCCAGCCATTGGGTCTTAGAAAGGTAGAGGTAAGAGCAGGAGAAGGGCTATTCTTAAATGATCGACCCTATCCGATGTACGGGGTGACCCGTCATCAGGATCGTTGGACTTATGGGAATGCTTTGACCCACGCCCAACATTTGGAAGATATGATGCTGATTAAGGAAATAGGTGCCACGACCATCAGACTGGCCCATTATCAGCAGGCAGAAGATATGTATGCTTTAGCAGATAGCCTAGGTTTTTTGATTTGGGCTGAAATTCCCTTTGTCAATAGAAGTTCAGGTGAAGAGACTGAGAATGCCAAACAGCAAATGACCGAACTGATCCGACAAAACTTCAATCATCCCTCGATATATATATGGGGCATTCATAATGAAGTATATTCAAAGACACCTGATGAGCATGTAGCAGTTTTATCAAGAGAGCTGAATGATATTGCCAAAACCAATGACCCCAATCGACTTACGGGAGCGGTAAGTGGTTATGGAGAAATGGATCGGCCAGCCAATCTTGCCGGGGATGTGCAAGGGATGAACCGTTATTATGGTTGGTATGAGGGAGAGATAGGTGATCTGGAGCAATGGGTAAATAGATTGGAAAATGAATATCCCAATCATATTGTAATGCTAACTGAATATGGGGCAGATGGTAATATGGATCAGGGAGCTGAAAAGTTACCTGAGAACAGAAACCCTGTTAGTGGGAAGTTCTTTCCGGAAAATTACCAGACAGAAACCCATATCCAGCAATGGGCTATCATTGAAGATCACCCTTATATTACGGCTTCTTATTTATGGAACATGTTTGAGTTTGCAGTCCCCATGTGGAATAGAGGAGGGGTAAATGCCCGAAACCTAAAAGGTTTGATCACTTTTGATAGAAACCGAAAAAAGGATAGTTTCTATTGGTATAAGGTCAATTGGAACCCCGCCCCCATGATTTATCTGGCTAATAGAAGAGATAATAAACGTACAGCTTCAAATACTGAGGTGCAGCTTTTTACCAATCTTGATGCAGTTAAACTTTATGTAAATGGAGTATTGGTGGATAAGAAATTAGAAGGAGTAAATGAACATCATTGGCTTTACAATATACAACTCACAAAAGGAGAAAACATCATCAAAGCTGAAGGAGTAAGCAAAACAGGTGAAGTACTCTTGGATGAAATAAGATGGGAATTGAATTAA
- a CDS encoding FecR family protein, translating to MNELFEVARIILNQKLDNNNKPSEKELLFLEDWLNQSEKNKALYAKLQKKSAEELLEREPLALNQDSAWQRLNAYAKGGTAMKPRKYHWVKWAAALFIPLSIGLVLFSLLKPHTEESISPGNSGALLTLSNGERVNLEELKDITSLEGGVLSKESDKLVYIEGEKSGRKEKIYNTIETTIGKEFGLKLSDGTEVYLNPLSKVTFPIGFDQNERVVELSGLAYFKVSHDASRPFYVMVDGMKVQVLGTSFSVRSYEDEGFAETVLVEGKVKIVDERGVEQALLTPDHKVVLDKSEGSFDVSEVDARRATSWVEGYYFFEDATLEDILNDLSRWYEFEIEYDRPELKEQRFEGYINKYEELDPVLKIIEHTNSIKIEKNGRTLIVK from the coding sequence ATGAACGAACTTTTCGAGGTAGCTCGAATTATCCTCAATCAGAAGTTAGATAATAACAATAAACCCAGTGAAAAGGAGCTGTTGTTTTTGGAGGATTGGCTTAACCAATCTGAAAAGAACAAGGCACTTTATGCCAAGCTTCAGAAGAAATCAGCAGAAGAGCTTTTAGAAAGAGAGCCATTGGCATTGAACCAGGACAGCGCATGGCAGAGACTGAATGCTTATGCCAAAGGAGGGACGGCCATGAAGCCCCGCAAATACCACTGGGTAAAATGGGCTGCGGCTTTATTTATTCCTTTGTCCATAGGACTTGTCTTGTTTTCATTGCTTAAACCTCATACTGAAGAATCAATAAGTCCGGGAAACAGTGGAGCATTGTTGACATTGAGCAATGGAGAAAGGGTGAACTTGGAAGAGCTTAAAGATATTACCTCACTTGAAGGAGGTGTGCTATCGAAAGAATCGGATAAACTGGTTTACATAGAGGGTGAAAAAAGTGGTCGTAAAGAAAAGATTTATAACACGATAGAAACTACGATAGGGAAAGAGTTCGGTCTCAAGCTTTCGGATGGAACGGAGGTTTACCTGAACCCACTAAGTAAAGTGACCTTTCCAATAGGTTTTGACCAAAATGAACGAGTGGTTGAGCTTTCTGGATTAGCCTATTTTAAAGTAAGCCATGATGCCTCTCGTCCTTTCTACGTGATGGTGGATGGGATGAAAGTGCAGGTTTTGGGAACCTCTTTTAGTGTAAGGTCATATGAGGACGAGGGGTTTGCTGAGACGGTTTTGGTGGAAGGAAAAGTAAAAATTGTGGATGAAAGGGGAGTAGAACAAGCATTACTAACTCCAGACCATAAGGTAGTCTTGGATAAATCAGAAGGATCATTTGATGTTTCAGAGGTAGATGCCAGGCGAGCTACCTCATGGGTAGAAGGCTACTACTTCTTTGAAGATGCCACCTTAGAGGATATTTTGAATGATCTTTCCAGATGGTATGAGTTTGAAATAGAGTACGATCGCCCAGAGTTGAAAGAGCAACGTTTTGAAGGGTATATCAACAAGTATGAGGAATTGGATCCTGTATTAAAGATAATAGAACATACAAATAGTATTAAAATAGAAAAGAATGGAAGAACCTTGATCGTAAAGTAA